The Chryseolinea soli genome contains a region encoding:
- the paaC gene encoding 1,2-phenylacetyl-CoA epoxidase subunit PaaC, translating into MNTPALTELLFKMADDQLILGHRNSEWTGFGPLLEEDIAFSSMAQDKVGHSQALYELLHNLGQPAPDEVAFLRPAGQFHNCIFVELPNGEYDFSLIRHFLYDTAELIRFDLLRKSSYEPLAQLAHKIHGELRYHTLHANTWIKQLGTATEESISRLQHSLAFALPYALGIFERSPWEKELAADGIFEGEEVLQERWRTNVEEVISQTDLTLPAWNTIAPVLGGRQGKHSEHLSPLLDEMGEVFRIDPTASW; encoded by the coding sequence ATGAACACACCAGCATTGACCGAACTACTTTTCAAAATGGCAGACGATCAACTCATCCTCGGCCACCGGAATTCCGAATGGACAGGCTTTGGGCCGCTGTTGGAAGAAGACATCGCTTTTTCATCGATGGCGCAAGATAAGGTGGGGCACAGCCAGGCCTTGTATGAACTGCTGCACAACCTGGGACAGCCTGCGCCGGATGAGGTTGCCTTTCTGCGACCGGCCGGCCAGTTTCACAATTGCATTTTTGTGGAGCTCCCCAACGGCGAATACGACTTCAGCCTGATCCGTCACTTTCTATACGACACGGCCGAGCTTATCCGGTTCGACCTGCTGCGGAAATCCTCGTACGAACCCTTGGCGCAACTGGCCCACAAGATCCATGGCGAGCTGCGCTATCATACCCTGCATGCCAACACGTGGATAAAACAACTGGGCACGGCAACCGAAGAAAGCATTTCCCGTTTGCAACACTCACTGGCGTTTGCTCTGCCCTATGCGTTAGGGATTTTTGAGCGCTCGCCGTGGGAAAAAGAATTGGCTGCCGATGGAATATTCGAAGGGGAGGAAGTGTTACAAGAACGCTGGAGGACGAACGTGGAGGAAGTCATTTCCCAAACCGACCTGACGCTGCCGGCATGGAACACGATCGCACCGGTTTTGGGTGGACGCCAGGGGAAACACAGCGAGCACCTGAGCCCACTCCTGGATGAAATGGGTGAAGTGTTCCGCATCGACCCCACGGCCTCTTGGTGA
- a CDS encoding DinB family protein, whose product MKHTIDELRRLVIEYTSKISDLPEPEFSAKPLPHKWSKKEVLGHLIDSAQNNLRRFICGQYEPFPPHIVYHQDFWVYANAYGHAPKDDVIQLWRLTNERICEVLHTMPPENYARACNTSKDDVQLRTLEWLAEDYVKHMKHHLNQIIPGSFDIVYK is encoded by the coding sequence ATGAAACACACCATTGATGAACTGCGCCGCCTGGTAATCGAATATACGTCGAAGATCAGTGACCTGCCGGAACCGGAATTTTCGGCAAAGCCCCTGCCGCACAAGTGGAGTAAAAAAGAAGTGCTCGGCCACCTGATCGATTCGGCGCAAAATAATTTACGCCGGTTTATTTGCGGACAGTACGAACCGTTCCCTCCCCACATTGTTTATCACCAGGACTTCTGGGTCTATGCCAACGCCTATGGCCACGCTCCAAAAGACGACGTGATCCAACTCTGGCGACTGACGAACGAACGCATCTGCGAAGTACTGCACACGATGCCACCGGAAAACTATGCCCGTGCGTGCAACACCAGCAAGGACGACGTTCAACTGCGCACGTTGGAGTGGCTGGCCGAAGATTATGTGAAGCACATGAAGCATCACCTGAACCAAATCATTCCCGGTTCGTTTGACATTGTTTATAAATAA
- a CDS encoding TetR/AcrR family transcriptional regulator, protein MSMSDAIANLSRKEQVIRKAAELFKDKGYAAASMRDLAQLLGIEAASLYSHIKSKEEILRSLCFDMAAEFRKSLEEVEKQNVPASEKLRNGIIGHIQVMAKDLTASAVFMNEHRHLSEPYLRDFLLLRINYINRFKTIFEEGVRTGEFKSTIDKKLAVMTLFSSLNWMPMWYDPDSSIDPQALGDQLADMLVNGLKATSTTAG, encoded by the coding sequence ATGAGTATGTCAGACGCCATCGCCAATCTTTCAAGGAAGGAACAAGTCATCCGGAAGGCCGCAGAACTCTTCAAAGACAAGGGGTATGCCGCCGCCTCCATGCGCGACCTCGCCCAACTGTTGGGCATCGAGGCAGCAAGCCTTTATTCACACATTAAATCCAAGGAAGAAATTCTACGCAGCCTTTGCTTTGATATGGCCGCTGAATTCAGGAAATCACTGGAAGAGGTGGAGAAGCAAAATGTGCCCGCCAGCGAAAAGCTACGCAACGGCATCATCGGCCACATCCAGGTGATGGCCAAAGACCTCACCGCCTCGGCTGTTTTCATGAACGAGCATCGCCACCTCAGCGAGCCGTATCTGCGCGACTTCCTCTTGCTCCGCATCAACTATATCAACCGTTTCAAGACCATTTTCGAAGAAGGCGTCCGCACCGGCGAATTCAAGAGCACGATCGACAAGAAGCTGGCCGTCATGACCCTGTTCTCGTCCCTCAACTGGATGCCCATGTGGTATGATCCGGACTCTTCCATCGACCCCCAGGCCCTGGGCGACCAACTGGCCGACATGCTGGTGAATGGCTTGAAGGCTACTTCGACCACCGCCGGCTAA
- a CDS encoding OmpA family protein translates to MKNTNNGATNNGGKIFFSPDNIFPFFALGKGMIRLRRRVINLYTTMKLALRSELLFTTFTALLTVAHLGAQNLVPNSGFEDYDRCPGSYTQDKAEFKIPGWSSTTAGTPDHFHACSRGEAGVPYNWAGVAEAYEGQGYAGLYAWSDNGKSYREYLQCRLTTPLVKDSLYHIEFRYKLSSYSMYAIDRIGLHLVDSTAQIRHDKVLKLKPTLSVVQDSALTLRTGYWEYATMEYRAKGGEKYLLIGNFSSDEDTHFYKIQFQPIQEIMLAHSAYYYIDDVQVIPHNAVPVEPPNAPIFLAGEVEWDKDYVLRNIQFEFDSYKLLRSSFEELDQLVGWLETHPDTNVQFSGHTDDVGGDRYNKELSLRRAQTVAAYCTSQGIAASRIQIFSYGKSKPLVAASTEDARQLNRRVEARFVE, encoded by the coding sequence ATGAAGAACACCAACAACGGCGCCACCAACAACGGCGGCAAGATTTTCTTCAGCCCGGACAATATTTTCCCTTTTTTTGCTTTAGGAAAAGGAATGATCCGCCTTCGCCGGCGGGTGATAAACCTTTACACGACCATGAAGCTTGCGCTGCGTTCTGAACTCCTCTTCACAACGTTCACCGCCCTGTTGACCGTGGCCCATCTCGGCGCCCAGAACCTGGTGCCCAACTCCGGTTTTGAAGATTACGATCGCTGTCCTGGCAGCTATACGCAGGACAAAGCCGAGTTTAAAATACCCGGCTGGTCTTCCACCACCGCCGGCACCCCTGACCACTTTCACGCCTGCAGCCGCGGCGAAGCCGGTGTGCCCTACAACTGGGCCGGGGTGGCCGAAGCCTACGAAGGACAGGGCTATGCCGGCCTCTATGCCTGGTCCGACAACGGCAAGAGCTATCGCGAATACCTGCAATGCCGCCTCACCACACCCCTCGTGAAAGATTCGCTCTACCACATCGAGTTTCGCTATAAATTGTCTTCTTATTCAATGTATGCCATCGACCGCATCGGCCTCCACCTGGTGGACTCCACGGCGCAGATCCGGCATGACAAAGTGTTGAAACTAAAGCCAACACTTTCCGTTGTCCAGGATTCTGCGTTGACTTTGAGGACGGGTTATTGGGAATATGCCACGATGGAGTATCGGGCGAAGGGAGGCGAAAAGTATTTGCTCATCGGCAATTTCTCTTCCGACGAAGACACGCACTTCTACAAAATCCAGTTTCAGCCCATTCAGGAGATCATGCTGGCCCACAGCGCCTATTACTACATCGACGATGTCCAAGTGATCCCGCACAACGCCGTGCCTGTAGAGCCGCCCAACGCCCCCATATTTTTGGCCGGCGAGGTGGAGTGGGACAAAGACTATGTGCTGCGAAACATCCAGTTCGAATTCGACAGCTACAAACTCCTTCGCTCATCGTTTGAAGAGCTTGACCAGTTGGTGGGCTGGCTCGAAACGCACCCCGACACGAACGTCCAATTCTCCGGCCATACCGATGATGTGGGCGGCGACCGTTACAACAAAGAGCTCTCGTTGAGGCGTGCTCAAACCGTGGCAGCCTACTGCACCTCGCAGGGTATTGCGGCTTCGCGGATTCAAATTTTCAGCTATGGGAAAAGCAAGCCGTTGGTGGCAGCATCCACCGAAGATGCCCGTCAGTTGAACAGACGGGTAGAGGCGAGGTTTGTGGAATGA
- the paaD gene encoding 1,2-phenylacetyl-CoA epoxidase subunit PaaD: MKPTPATSRDVYTWLEAVKDPEIPVLSLVDLGVITDVVVENTTVDIEMTPTFVGCPALDIMKQEITETLLQRGMTEVRIVVNFRDPWSSDKISEKGRRALKEFGLAPPLPAKVFTDLEVLEHVSCPRCEGTNTTLKNVFGPTLCRSIHYCFDCQESFEQFKPL; this comes from the coding sequence ATGAAACCTACTCCGGCAACTTCACGTGATGTGTACACCTGGCTCGAGGCCGTGAAAGACCCGGAGATCCCCGTGTTGTCGCTGGTCGATCTCGGGGTAATTACGGACGTGGTGGTGGAAAACACTACGGTGGATATCGAGATGACGCCAACGTTTGTGGGTTGCCCCGCATTGGACATCATGAAACAGGAAATAACCGAAACGTTGCTGCAGCGGGGAATGACGGAAGTGCGCATCGTGGTCAACTTTCGCGATCCGTGGTCGTCGGATAAGATCTCGGAAAAAGGACGGCGCGCATTAAAAGAATTCGGGCTTGCCCCTCCCCTGCCGGCAAAGGTTTTTACCGACCTGGAGGTGCTGGAACACGTGTCCTGCCCGCGGTGCGAAGGGACGAATACGACGCTCAAAAATGTCTTTGGACCAACCCTGTGCCGGTCCATTCACTACTGTTTCGACTGCCAGGAGTCGTTCGAACAGTTTAAGCCCCTTTAA
- a CDS encoding LysM peptidoglycan-binding domain-containing protein, whose protein sequence is MINELILAGVSFFHPQVQQDSIGTETVNGKIFVLHQVDEKETLYGISRRYGATVESIVQYNPGVDTGLEIGKVLRIPYTPRTTAKKAEGGTTHIVAAKETLFSISKQYGITVDELKQWNNITDNNLSIGQEIIVKKGGHTTASTSQAQTQTQTQTTATPPVAAPKKGVHIVASKETLFSISKQYGITVQQLRDWNKLEENDISIGQELVVAAAGLSQAQVQTAAIPPVVEVKKDATEIKKEPETRKEPEIKKEPVVTTTPKTPVKEPANIVISESVKNSDEIVQSGLAELIEGTDGNRKYLALHRTAPVGTILKVKNEMNNREVFVRVMGKLPDTALTDKLVIKVSKSAYDRLGAIDPRFRVEVTYYK, encoded by the coding sequence ATGATTAATGAATTGATATTGGCGGGTGTCTCATTTTTTCATCCGCAAGTGCAGCAAGATTCTATCGGAACAGAGACCGTGAACGGCAAGATCTTCGTGCTCCACCAGGTAGACGAAAAAGAAACCCTTTACGGCATCTCGAGACGCTACGGCGCCACGGTCGAATCCATCGTCCAATACAACCCCGGGGTCGACACAGGGCTGGAGATTGGCAAGGTGCTGCGAATCCCCTATACACCACGCACCACGGCCAAGAAGGCCGAGGGCGGCACCACACACATTGTGGCGGCCAAGGAAACCCTGTTCTCCATCTCCAAGCAATACGGCATCACCGTAGACGAGCTCAAGCAATGGAACAACATCACCGACAACAACCTGTCCATCGGCCAGGAGATCATCGTCAAGAAAGGCGGCCACACGACCGCTTCGACATCGCAGGCTCAAACGCAAACACAGACACAGACGACGGCCACGCCTCCAGTCGCTGCCCCCAAGAAGGGTGTTCACATCGTAGCCTCTAAGGAAACCCTGTTCTCCATCTCCAAGCAGTATGGCATCACCGTGCAGCAGCTCAGGGATTGGAACAAGCTGGAAGAAAACGACATCAGCATCGGCCAGGAACTGGTGGTGGCTGCTGCCGGCCTGAGCCAAGCACAGGTTCAAACCGCGGCGATCCCTCCGGTGGTGGAAGTGAAGAAAGATGCGACCGAGATAAAGAAAGAACCTGAGACAAGGAAAGAACCTGAGATAAAGAAGGAACCTGTCGTCACGACCACACCCAAAACGCCTGTCAAGGAGCCCGCTAACATTGTCATCTCCGAGTCGGTGAAGAACAGCGACGAGATCGTACAAAGCGGGCTGGCCGAGCTCATCGAGGGCACCGACGGCAACCGGAAATACCTCGCGTTGCACCGCACCGCTCCCGTGGGCACGATCCTGAAAGTGAAAAACGAAATGAACAACCGCGAAGTCTTTGTGCGGGTCATGGGCAAATTGCCCGACACGGCCCTCACCGACAAGCTGGTCATCAAAGTTTCAAAATCAGCGTATGACCGTCTCGGCGCCATTGACCCGCGGTTTCGGGTAGAGGTGACGTATTATAAGTAA
- the paaA gene encoding 1,2-phenylacetyl-CoA epoxidase subunit PaaA, with protein MYGGGNTFEGIASDSLATEDPEKLAAFEARIARGEKIEPADWMPQLYRKQLIRMIEQHAHSEIIGALPEGTWITRAPGFKRKLALMAKVQDEVGHAQLLYSAAETLGKTREQMIQDLISGKSKYSNIFNYPAFTWADACFISWLVDAGAIVNQLANVKGSYGPYCRALDRICAEESFHLKYGHHCVIYLAAGTPKQREMFQEAINRWWAPMMHFFGPADKISAHTQVLMNWKVKMATNDDTRNQFLDMYVPKIWELGFTVPDPALRKNAETGRWEYTEPDWEEFKRVINGDGPCNKERLEVRRVAETRGRWVREALRSATMKYVEPLA; from the coding sequence ATGTACGGTGGGGGAAATACTTTTGAAGGAATAGCGTCCGACAGCCTGGCCACGGAGGACCCCGAAAAGCTGGCCGCTTTTGAGGCCCGCATTGCCCGGGGCGAAAAAATAGAGCCTGCCGACTGGATGCCGCAACTATACCGCAAGCAGCTCATCCGCATGATCGAGCAGCATGCCCATAGCGAGATCATCGGAGCCCTGCCCGAAGGCACATGGATCACCCGCGCCCCCGGTTTTAAACGCAAACTCGCCCTGATGGCCAAGGTGCAGGACGAAGTGGGTCACGCCCAACTGCTCTACAGCGCCGCCGAAACCCTGGGCAAGACCCGGGAGCAAATGATCCAGGACCTCATTTCGGGCAAATCCAAGTATTCAAACATCTTCAACTACCCGGCCTTTACCTGGGCCGACGCCTGCTTCATTTCCTGGCTTGTCGATGCCGGGGCCATTGTGAACCAATTGGCCAACGTCAAGGGCAGCTATGGCCCCTATTGCCGCGCCCTGGACCGGATTTGCGCCGAGGAGTCATTCCACCTCAAATACGGCCACCATTGCGTGATCTATCTGGCAGCAGGCACCCCCAAACAGCGGGAAATGTTCCAGGAAGCCATCAACCGCTGGTGGGCTCCCATGATGCATTTCTTCGGCCCGGCCGACAAGATCTCGGCCCATACCCAGGTGCTCATGAACTGGAAAGTGAAAATGGCCACCAACGACGACACGCGAAACCAGTTTCTCGACATGTATGTGCCCAAAATCTGGGAATTGGGGTTCACCGTCCCCGACCCGGCGCTGCGAAAAAATGCAGAAACCGGGCGCTGGGAATATACAGAACCCGACTGGGAGGAATTCAAACGCGTGATCAATGGCGACGGACCGTGCAACAAGGAGCGCCTGGAAGTGCGGAGGGTGGCGGAGACCCGGGGAAGATGGGTGCGCGAAGCCTTGCGGTCGGCGACGATGAAATACGTAGAACCTTTGGCGTGA
- a CDS encoding phenylacetic acid degradation b produces MKSLDPRVERLPIPSPVGAPLPLDQFGTFEVFVQPKDGKPFQHEGAVHAPNLEMAFVLAKETFTRRFTCVSLYVVETDNVFVSAVTEGNQNVYDTLPDVGSYNGKEESFEIYHLLKRGKQPVHVGTVQASDAAHAMIRARERFNSGAVVFNVWAVRTGDIRFTSPEENGFWTTLPEKKFRDAGDYKGGDKLKEFLERTK; encoded by the coding sequence ATGAAATCCCTCGATCCGCGTGTAGAACGATTGCCCATCCCATCTCCGGTGGGAGCGCCTTTGCCCCTGGATCAATTCGGAACGTTCGAAGTTTTTGTGCAGCCCAAAGACGGCAAACCGTTTCAGCACGAAGGCGCTGTGCACGCACCCAACCTGGAAATGGCATTCGTGCTGGCCAAGGAAACGTTCACGCGGCGCTTCACCTGCGTGTCACTCTATGTGGTGGAGACAGACAACGTCTTTGTTTCGGCGGTGACGGAAGGAAATCAGAATGTGTACGACACCCTGCCCGATGTGGGAAGTTATAACGGGAAAGAAGAATCCTTTGAGATCTATCATTTGCTGAAACGCGGCAAGCAGCCGGTGCATGTGGGAACGGTACAAGCGTCGGACGCAGCCCACGCCATGATCCGTGCGCGCGAGCGCTTCAACAGCGGCGCCGTCGTGTTCAATGTGTGGGCAGTGCGCACCGGTGACATTCGATTTACTTCGCCGGAAGAAAACGGATTCTGGACGACCCTTCCGGAAAAAAAATTTCGCGACGCCGGCGATTATAAAGGCGGCGACAAACTGAAAGAATTTTTAGAGCGCACAAAATAG